The following are encoded in a window of Mycobacterium decipiens genomic DNA:
- a CDS encoding AAA family ATPase, with amino-acid sequence MKLHRLALTNYRGIAHREIEFPDHGVVVVCGVNEIGKSSMIEALDLLLEFKDRSLKKEVKQVKPTNADVGSEVVAEISSGPFRFAYRKRFHKKCETELTVLAPCREQLTGDEAHDRVRAILAETVDAGLWRAQRVLQAASTAAVDLSGCDALSRALDLAAAHSGTAAAPVGTEPLLIEKIEAEYARYFTATGRPTGEWAAAIARLAAAEATVADCAVAVAEVDDRVRRHAELTGRVRELSRQRQAGEPRLEAARAAAEKIAAITDEAREAKLIAAAATATSAASTATRTRRLALLTEIDTRTAAVAAAEAQAQRAGDEQATARADAEVRDGALDEATQALTDVRLRAEAARRTLDRLADREQADRLTARLAKIDDIQRDRDRVCAELSAVTLTEELLSRIERAAAAVDRVGAQLALISAAVEFTAAADIELGVGDQRVSLPAGQSWSVTATGPTEVEVPGVLTARIVPGATALDLRSKCAAAQQELSDALAAGEVADLTAARSADQRRRHLQSSRDQLTATLAGLCGDEHVYQLRSRLERLRAGQPTEPELFSTDTGTARTELDAAEAARTAAERQCETCRQIAATATRRLAETSTRATVLQNAAAAERAQLSAAITRLAEERALVSDDDLAAQAEADLRVLHSADQRVADLAEQLAATAPDAVAAELAEAAAAAESLRERHDDAVRALREVSIELTVFGSEGRQGKLDAAETEREQATSQHARVGRRARAAQLLRSVMARHRDTTRLRYVEPYRAELERLGRPVFGPTFAVEVDSDLRIRSRTLDDKTVPYESLSGGAKEQLGILARLAGAALVAKEDTVPVLIDDALGFTDPERLAKMGEVFDTVGSHGQVIVLTCSPDRYDGVKGAHRIDLDVIH; translated from the coding sequence ATGAAGCTACACCGGCTGGCCCTGACCAATTACCGCGGCATCGCGCACCGAGAGATCGAATTCCCCGACCACGGCGTGGTGGTGGTGTGCGGCGTCAACGAGATCGGCAAGTCGTCCATGATCGAGGCGCTGGACCTGCTGCTGGAGTTCAAAGACCGCTCGTTGAAAAAGGAAGTCAAGCAGGTCAAGCCGACCAATGCCGACGTCGGGTCGGAGGTTGTCGCCGAAATCAGCAGCGGCCCTTTTCGTTTCGCCTACCGCAAGCGTTTTCACAAGAAGTGCGAGACGGAGCTGACGGTGCTGGCCCCGTGCCGGGAACAGTTGACCGGCGACGAAGCCCACGATCGGGTCCGGGCGATACTGGCAGAAACGGTCGACGCTGGGCTGTGGCGCGCCCAGCGGGTGCTGCAGGCCGCGTCGACGGCAGCGGTGGATCTGTCCGGCTGTGACGCGCTGTCGCGGGCGCTCGATCTCGCTGCCGCGCATTCCGGCACCGCAGCCGCGCCAGTGGGCACCGAACCGCTACTCATCGAGAAGATTGAGGCCGAGTATGCGCGGTACTTCACCGCGACCGGACGGCCCACCGGAGAGTGGGCCGCGGCGATCGCACGGTTAGCCGCCGCGGAGGCCACGGTGGCCGACTGCGCAGTGGCCGTCGCCGAGGTCGACGACCGGGTGCGTCGCCACGCCGAGTTGACCGGGCGGGTGCGCGAGCTGTCGCGACAACGGCAAGCTGGCGAGCCGCGGCTGGAAGCCGCGCGAGCCGCGGCCGAGAAGATCGCCGCAATCACCGACGAGGCCCGCGAAGCCAAACTGATCGCCGCGGCCGCGACCGCGACCAGCGCCGCATCCACCGCCACACGCACCAGGCGGCTAGCGTTGCTCACCGAAATCGACACGCGCACCGCTGCGGTCGCCGCCGCCGAGGCGCAAGCACAGCGGGCCGGCGACGAGCAGGCGACGGCGCGCGCGGATGCCGAGGTCCGCGATGGGGCGCTCGACGAAGCGACCCAAGCACTGACGGACGTCCGACTTCGCGCCGAGGCGGCCCGGCGCACTTTAGACCGGCTGGCCGACCGCGAGCAGGCGGACCGGTTGACCGCCCGGCTGGCCAAGATCGACGACATCCAGCGCGACCGAGACCGGGTCTGCGCGGAGCTGTCCGCGGTCACGCTGACCGAGGAGCTACTGAGTCGGATCGAAAGGGCCGCGGCGGCGGTGGATCGCGTCGGCGCACAGCTGGCGCTGATCTCCGCGGCGGTGGAGTTCACCGCCGCCGCCGACATCGAACTCGGCGTTGGCGATCAACGGGTGTCGTTGCCGGCCGGCCAAAGCTGGTCGGTCACCGCCACCGGCCCCACCGAGGTCGAGGTTCCCGGTGTCCTGACGGCACGGATAGTCCCGGGCGCGACCGCACTCGATCTTCGGTCAAAATGTGCTGCGGCACAGCAAGAATTGTCCGATGCTCTGGCGGCCGGTGAGGTCGCTGACCTAACCGCCGCACGATCCGCAGACCAGCGGCGCCGCCACCTGCAGAGCAGCCGCGATCAGTTGACCGCCACGCTGGCCGGCCTGTGCGGAGATGAACACGTCTACCAGTTGCGCTCCCGCCTGGAACGATTGCGTGCCGGTCAACCGACCGAACCCGAGCTGTTCTCAACGGATACCGGTACGGCCCGCACCGAACTTGACGCGGCCGAGGCGGCTCGAACCGCCGCGGAGAGGCAGTGTGAGACCTGCCGTCAGATCGCCGCTACCGCGACCCGCCGGCTCGCCGAGACATCCACGCGGGCAACGGTTCTGCAGAACGCGGCGGCAGCCGAACGCGCCCAGCTCAGTGCGGCCATCACCCGGTTGGCCGAGGAGCGGGCATTGGTCAGCGACGACGACCTCGCCGCCCAGGCCGAGGCCGACCTGCGGGTGCTGCATAGCGCCGATCAGCGAGTGGCCGACCTGGCCGAACAGCTCGCCGCTACGGCGCCCGACGCGGTAGCCGCCGAGCTCGCCGAGGCCGCCGCCGCGGCCGAGTCGTTGCGGGAACGCCACGACGACGCCGTCCGTGCGTTGCGCGAGGTCAGCATCGAACTCACGGTGTTCGGCAGCGAGGGTCGCCAGGGCAAGCTCGACGCCGCCGAGACCGAGCGCGAGCAGGCCACCAGCCAGCATGCCCGGGTGGGCCGTCGAGCCCGGGCCGCCCAGCTGCTGCGCTCGGTGATGGCCCGCCATCGCGACACCACCCGCTTGCGCTACGTCGAGCCCTACCGTGCGGAATTGGAGCGACTCGGTCGTCCGGTGTTCGGGCCCACGTTCGCGGTTGAGGTCGACAGCGATTTGCGCATCCGCAGCCGCACCCTGGACGACAAAACCGTGCCATACGAGTCCTTGTCGGGTGGGGCCAAGGAACAGCTCGGCATCCTGGCGCGGCTGGCCGGCGCGGCCCTGGTCGCCAAGGAGGACACCGTTCCGGTGCTGATCGACGACGCGCTGGGGTTCACAGATCCGGAGCGACTGGCCAAGATGGGGGAGGTGTTTGACACCGTCGGCAGCCACGGCCAGGTGATCGTGTTGACATGTAGTCCCGATCGGTACGACGGCGTCAAAGGAGCGCACCGCATCGATCTGGACGTCATACACTGA
- a CDS encoding metallophosphoesterase family protein encodes MRFLHTADWQLGMTRHFLAGDAQPRYSAARRDAVAGLGELAAEVGAEFVVVAGDVFEHNQLAPQVIGQSLEAMRAIGIPVYLLPGNHDPLDASSVYTSALFTAECPDNVMVLDRAGVHEVRPGVEIVAAPWRSKAPTTDLVAEVLAGLPPREVTRVLVAHGGIDVLDPDRDKPSLIRLAELDDALSQGALHYVALGDKHSVTQVGSSGRLWYSGAPEVTNFDDVEPDPGHVLVVDIDESDPRHPVTVDARRIGRWRFVTLRRQVDTARDIADLDLNLDLMADKDRTVVRLALIGSLSVTDRAALDACLDKYARLFAWLGLWERHTDLAVLPGDGEFTDLGIGGFAAAAVDELVAAARAGDDESAVDAQAALALLLRLADRGAA; translated from the coding sequence ATGCGATTCCTGCACACCGCCGACTGGCAGCTGGGCATGACCCGCCACTTTCTGGCCGGCGACGCCCAGCCCCGCTATTCGGCGGCCCGCCGCGACGCGGTGGCCGGGCTAGGCGAGCTGGCCGCCGAAGTGGGTGCCGAGTTCGTCGTGGTCGCCGGTGACGTCTTCGAGCACAATCAGCTCGCCCCGCAGGTGATCGGTCAATCCTTGGAAGCCATGCGTGCTATCGGTATTCCGGTGTATCTGCTGCCGGGCAACCATGACCCGCTGGACGCATCATCGGTATACACCAGCGCGCTTTTCACCGCCGAATGCCCGGACAACGTGATGGTGCTCGACCGTGCCGGTGTCCATGAGGTTCGACCGGGAGTGGAGATTGTTGCCGCGCCGTGGCGATCCAAGGCGCCCACCACCGACCTGGTTGCTGAGGTCCTAGCGGGCCTGCCCCCGCGAGAAGTCACCCGGGTGCTCGTCGCTCACGGCGGCATCGATGTGCTCGACCCCGACCGCGACAAGCCCTCCCTGATCCGGCTCGCCGAGCTCGACGACGCGCTGTCTCAAGGAGCGCTTCACTACGTGGCCCTCGGCGACAAACATTCGGTTACCCAGGTCGGCAGCAGCGGGCGGCTCTGGTACTCCGGCGCGCCGGAAGTCACCAACTTCGACGACGTCGAACCGGACCCCGGTCACGTCCTGGTCGTCGACATCGACGAAAGCGACCCGCGACACCCCGTCACCGTCGACGCCCGGCGCATCGGCCGTTGGCGGTTCGTCACGTTGCGGCGCCAGGTCGACACCGCCCGGGACATCGCCGACCTGGACCTGAACCTGGATCTGATGGCGGACAAGGACCGCACCGTGGTGCGGCTGGCGCTCATCGGTTCGCTGTCGGTCACCGATCGCGCCGCGCTGGATGCCTGCCTGGACAAGTACGCGCGATTGTTCGCGTGGCTAGGCCTATGGGAACGCCACACCGACCTGGCCGTGCTACCCGGCGACGGTGAGTTCACCGACCTCGGCATCGGCGGCTTCGCCGCCGCGGCCGTCGACGAGCTGGTCGCCGCGGCACGCGCGGGCGACGACGAGTCCGCCGTCGATGCCCAGGCGGCGCTGGCCCTGTTGCTGCGGCTCGCCGATCGAGGCGCGGCATGA
- a CDS encoding SixA phosphatase family protein codes for MNEQHLNLVLMRHAKSAYPNGVADHERPLAPRGIRESGLAGDWLRANLPTIDGVLCSTATRARQTLAGTGIDAPVRYAERLYDAAPGTVIEEINRVGDDVKALLVVGHEPTTSAVALILAGASGTDAAAVERISEKFPTSGIAVLRVAGSWKDVEPGGAALVGFHVPR; via the coding sequence GTGAATGAGCAGCATCTCAACCTCGTGCTGATGCGCCACGCGAAGTCCGCATACCCGAACGGGGTCGCCGACCATGAACGGCCATTGGCACCGCGGGGTATCCGGGAATCGGGTCTGGCCGGTGACTGGTTGCGCGCCAACCTGCCGACGATCGACGGCGTGCTGTGCTCCACGGCGACGCGCGCCCGGCAGACCTTGGCCGGCACCGGCATCGACGCTCCGGTGCGTTACGCCGAACGGCTCTACGACGCCGCGCCAGGCACCGTGATTGAGGAGATCAACCGGGTTGGCGACGACGTCAAGGCCCTCTTGGTGGTCGGGCACGAGCCGACGACGTCCGCGGTGGCGCTCATCCTGGCCGGCGCCAGCGGCACCGATGCCGCTGCCGTGGAACGCATCTCGGAGAAGTTCCCGACATCGGGGATCGCCGTGCTACGCGTGGCGGGGAGCTGGAAAGACGTGGAACCGGGAGGTGCGGCGCTGGTCGGCTTTCACGTGCCGCGGTAG